In one Tachysurus vachellii isolate PV-2020 chromosome 24, HZAU_Pvac_v1, whole genome shotgun sequence genomic region, the following are encoded:
- the raph1b gene encoding ras-associated and pleckstrin homology domains-containing protein 1b isoform X7 encodes MDMMTACWRGQEEQAAKAKAEKIRVALEKIKEAQVKKLVIRVHMSDESSKTMMVDERQSVRQVLDSLLDKSHCGYSPDWALVETITELQMERIFEDHENLVENLLNWTRDSQNKLMFIERIEKYALFKNPQNYLLGKKETSEMADRNKEALLEECFCGGSVSVPEIEGVLWLKDDGKKSWKKRYFLLRASGIYFVPKGKAKASKDLVCFLQLDHVNVYYGQNYRSKYKAPTDYCLALKHPQIQKKSQYIKYLCCDDIRTLHQWVNGIRIAKYGKQLYLNYQEAMKRTEAAYDWSSLSSSSIKSGTSSVSNPESQSNHSSHTDSGVSDGTSSTHARSQSVVSSIFSEAWKRGTQMEESTRTRPESTRSSHSIHGVHGGHSSHAHFNTLHLAQQQHTTASVHLQQQVQPQSNSVPHPHVHPASHPFGSVTQASVQAPVPAPVPPALAPPQHSPSPPKIFPVALQSSSPVLSQPSLSPSKLSPVLPLPSPVLAQTSPAPPPPPPPPPPPPPVCVHHYSGPHIFAKYSTINRLKNASQAAKPHPQAQQVLPVPSSQPLKPLINNIPPGANVPPPPPPPPPATMPAPGSAMAVLKLGPPSPATQPLFTPPSPPLPSPPPASIKFQHIPPPTTTQSQPLPPPPPQVPIQSHPLPPPPPQVPIQSYPLPPPPPPAPIQSHTFPPPPAPVQSHSFPPPPAPIQSHSFPPPPAPVQSHFFPPPPPSATIQPHAFPSPPAPIQCHPLPPPPPPPPAPIQSHPLAPLPVSIHSQPFPPPPPPAPLQSEAFPPPPPPMQANSLPPPPQTAPPPLTCNGLKHILAQKFPKVPRDVSPPGCQTHSPPPPPPPPPPPPPTPPAPPLPPQQPFATAPPPPPPPPPPSAPGPPRALPKTFVGGFPPQTSPKPSGVSMQMSPVASLLTGPPPPPPPPPPPPASVKMHAPATLPKQQSITKTMPHLNQTSTTSSLVKQIASQFPGAVPIVANHVEGHKPPLSAPAVKTKPKWQPGGQVQQQQRSPEFPPPPSDTTLTFPPPPPPCPPPPGPAPPPPPPLPPAQLSSAVKAPSGYYGGSKKPPPTPLRNSSVKSDEYQESIRNLVGKFNPSSVSSASLSSGSPSKDSYAGPPAPPKPGKLNLANLPLALQNRVSQNQQSNTHCPSHAKTENNSFPPPPPPPPPPPPPHISNLPPPPPLPGTPKVAVVNPQPQPAWSKNSLKKTAPATSIRRNNTTPEPPPPCPPLQGAAPPTSPKGSTQPNFLEDLHRTLRRKSLRNSAAKMDPVATMDDMVLPPPPPELLDQQRLSGSGYMSNNISGYATIRRGPPPAPPKRDNSTKLTN; translated from the exons ATGGACATGATGACTGCGTGTTGGAGGGGACAG GAGGAGCAGGCTGCCAAAGCAAAGGCGGAAAAAATTCGTGTGGCTCTGGAGAAAATTAAAGAAGCGCAGGTCAAAAag CTGGTGATCCGTGTGCACATGTCGGACGAAAGCTCGAAGACGATGATGGTAGACGAGCGGCAGAGTGTTAGGCAGGTGCTGGACAGCCTGCTGGATAAGTCCCACTGTGGATACAGTCCCGACTGGGCTCTGGTGGAGACCATCACCGAGCTACAGATGG AGCGTATTTTTGAGGACCATGAGAACCTGGTGGAGAACCTGCTTAACTGGACCAGAGACAGCCAGAACAAGCTCATGTTCATCGAGCGTATTGAGAAGTATGCACTCTTCAAGAACCCACAG AATTACCtgctggggaaaaaagagacaTCTGAGATGGCTGATAGAAACAAGGAGGCACTGCTGGAG GAGTGTTTTTGTGGTGGCTCCGTATCAGTGCCTGAGATTGAAGGAGTGCTCTGGCTAAAGGATGATGGGAAAAAGTCATGGAAGAAGCGATACTTCTTACTACGCGCATCTGGGATTTACTTTGTGCCGAAGGGCAAagctaag GCCTCTAAAGACTTGGTGTGCTTTCTGCAACTGGATCATGTGAATGTTTATTATGGACAAAACTACCGGAGCAAGTATAAAGCCCCCACTGACTACTGCCTTGCccttaag CATCCACAGATTCAGAAGAAGTCTCAGTACATCAAGTATCTGTGCTGTGATGATATCAGGACCCTGCACCAGTGGGTTAACGGGATCCGGATTGCTAAG TATGGGAAGCAGCTGTACCTGAACTATCAGGAAGCTATGAAACGCACCGAAGCCGCCTACGACTGGTCCTCTCTTTCCAGCTCCAGCATCAAGTCTGGCACCAGCTCAGTCAGCAACCCTG AGTCACAGTCCAACCATTCGAGTCATACAGACAGTGGGGTGTCAGATGGCACCTCGTCCACACATGCACGCTCGCAGAGTGTTGTCAGCTCCATCTTCTCCGAAGCCTGGAAGAGAGGCACGCAGATGGAGGAGAGTACCAGA ACAAGACCAGAGTCAACACGTTCAAGCCACTCTATCCACGGTGTCCATGGTGGCCACTCCAGCCATGCTCACTTTAACACACTCCATTTGGCACAGCAGCAGCATACAACTGCctcagtacatttacagcagcaaGTGCAGCCTCAGTCAAATTCCGtgccacacccacatgtgcATCCAGCCTCACATCCTTTTGGTAGTGTTACTCAAGCTTCAGTTCAAGCTCCCGTCCCAGCTCCCGTCCCGCCTGCTCTAGCTCCTCCTCAGCACTCTCCATCTCCACCCAAGATCTTTCCAGTTGCACTCCAGTCCTCCAGTCCAGTTCTGTCCCagccctctctttctccatccaaACTTTCACCAGTTCTGCCCTTGCCCTCTCCAGTTCTGGCCCAAACCTCTCCggcacctccaccaccaccaccgcctCCGCCACCCCCTCCTCCTGTCTGTGTCCATCACTACTCGGGTCCTCATATTTTTGCCAAATATAGCACCATCAACCGCCTGAAGAATGCCTCTCAGGCTGCTAAGCCACACCCTCAAGCACAGCAGGTACTTCCAGTACCATCCTCTCAACCTTTGAAGCCTCTCATCAACAATATACCACCAGGAGCAAATGTACCACCcccaccacctcctcctccaccagcAACCATGCCTGCTCCAGGTTCAGCCATGGCTGTACTGAAACTTGGTCCCCCAAGCCCAGCCACTCAGCCACTGTTTACCCCACCATCCCCACCACTGCCGTCTCCACCTCCAGCATCCATCAAATTCCAACATATTCCACCTCCAACAACAACCCAGTCCCAACCTCTACCCCCACCTCCACCTCAAGTACCCATCCAGTCTCACCCTCTACCCCCACCTCCACCTCAAGTACCCATCCAGTCCTACCCTCTacccccacctccacctccagcaCCTATCCAATCCCACACTTTTCCCCCACCTCCAGCACCTGTCCAATCCCACTCTTTTCCCCCACCTCCAGCACCTATTCAATCCCACTCTTTTCCCCCACCTCCAGCACCTGTCCAATCccacttttttcccccacctccaccttcagCAACTATTCAACCTCACGCTTTTCCCTCTCCTCCAGCACCTATCCAGTGTCATCCTttaccacctccaccaccaccacctccagcACCTATCCAATCCCACCCTCTTGCTCCGCTTCCAGTATCTATCCATTCCCAGCCTtttcctccacctccaccaccagcCCCTTTGCAATCTGAAGCGTTTCCGCCTCCCCCACCTCCAATGCAAGCCAACAGCCTGCCTCCTCCACCACAAACAGCCCCACCTCCATTAACTTGCAATGGCCTCAAACACATTCTGGCCCAGAAGTTCCCTAAAGTACCCAGGGATGTGTCTCCTCCAGGCTGTCAAACTCATtcaccaccacctcctccacctcctccaccaccaccacctcccaCTCCTCCCGCCCCTCCTCTCCCACCTCAGCAGCCTTTTGCgacagcaccaccaccaccccctccACCACCCCCACCATCTGCCCCAGGGCCACCTCGGGCATTGCCTAAAACTTTCGTTGGAGGATTTCCACCCCAGACTTCACCGAAACCATCAGGTGTTTCCATGCAGATGTCTCCAGTTGCTTCTCTTCTAACAGgtcctccaccacctcctccaccacctccaccccCACCTGCATCTGTAAAAATGCATGCACCAGCTACATTGCCCAAACAGCAGAGCATCACTAAGACGATGCCCCATTTGAACCAGACCTCCACTACATCATCTTTAGTCAAACAGATTGCCAGCCAGTTTCCGGGTGCTGTTCCCATAGTGGCCAACCATGTAGAGGGTCACAAACCCCCGCTATCAGCACCTGCAGTTAAGACTAAACCAAAATGGCAACCTGGAGGACAAGTTCAGCAACAGCAGCGTTCACCTGAGTTTCCACCACCACCTTCAGATACTACACTTACTTTTCCGCCACCACCACCCCCATGTCCACCTCCACCAGGTCCagcaccaccacctccaccaccacttcCCCCTGCACAGTTAAGTTCTGCAGTGAAGGCTCCCTCTGGATACTATGGAGGTAGCAAGAAGCCTCCCCCTACCCCTCTACGCAACTCCAGTGTCAAGTCCGATGAATACCAGGAGTCCATCCGAAATCTAGTGGGCAAGTTCAATCCCAGCTCAGTGTCTTCTGCTTCATTGTCTTCTGGTTCTCCTTCCAAGGACTCCTATGCTGGACCACCTGCACCACCTAAACCTGGCAAGCTTAACTTGGCCAACTTACCACTGGCTTTGCAGAACAGAGTAAGTCAAAACCAGCAGAGCAACACACATTGTCCCTCCCATGCCAAAACTGAGAATAATagctttcctcctcctcctcctcctcctcctcctcctcctccaccacacATATCTAATctcccacctccaccaccatTACCAGGGACCCCAAAAGTAGCTGTGGTGAACCCCCAGCCCCAGCCTGCTTGGAGCAAGAACTCCCTGAAGAAGACAGCACCTGCTACATCTATACGGCGCAACAATACAACTCCTGAGCCTCCACCACCATGCCCACCTCTGCAGGGAGCAGCACCTCCAACTTCTCCAAAAGGAAGTACTCAACCAAACTTTCTAGAGGACTTGCACCGGACACTGAGGCGCAAGTCTTTGAGAAACTCTGCAGCCAAGATGGACCCTGTGGCCACCATGGATGACATGGTACTGCCTCCACCTCCTCCAGAGCTTCTTGACCAGCAGAGACTTAGCGGGAGTGGATATATGTCCAATAACATCTCTGGCTATGCAACAATAAGGCGAGGCCCACCGCCTGCCCCACCTAAACGGGACAACAGCACCAAATTGACAAACTGA